Proteins encoded within one genomic window of Thioploca ingrica:
- a CDS encoding large exoprotein containing haemagglutination activity domain — MRCHLITGFGWLSVVSLAHGEVVFDGTLGTTGSLPGPNFVIDAPLGQQVGDNLFHSFERFNLDPTESATFTGPATINNVINRVTGGQPSHINGLFRSQIPQANFYFINPAGILFGPQAQIDVPASLYLSTADYLQLGATGQFNATLPNNTLLSVAAPTAFGFLDHPSPITVQNSQLNLTSPTDIKQAIQRTANPNHTLAFIGGDITIQDSVVDTFGSNINIVSVDSAGEAPVDTQQLTTGAFTDYGTVRISDADTTGQLVGNLQTSGRGGGAVFIRAGQFFLEGGWIFADTLGDQPGRGITIQVDKEFALTQAARVTTEVADNNLFGQATGTAGPIDIRAEQLQLTAGSQIASTSYTASTAGNINLSLKSALFLSGMDQQGLLPSAILSNATRNGSGGQINITAPQVRLEQDAQLQANTLGEGEAGNLSLQVNTLEIRDGAQIAVGVGDQRHVQGAGKGGQLTITAADAIRLQGKSSTLNQPSGLLSNVFTLNGSGGQINLWTPQLIIEQGATIQALTLRQGHAGSVNLQVSTLELAEGGTIRTNTLAGSGPGGHIEIVARQAIKIKGNNTGITAATDNRSSGQGGEVRITTGQLTLADGGALSVRSDGVGNAGNIELTLTDKLRMQQGSIRTSAARTDGGNINITVPNYLQLTNSEITTSVNAQAGNGGNITLNSEFVILNHSHIFAQAISGEGGNINITTTGIYNLSSEPLEQVINASSRFGIDGVVEISSPDQDVSENLVVLPATFFDASKLFITQCNKLLENTDSLSIKPLKGSPPSPYDWKANYLWNPSLVVN, encoded by the coding sequence ATGCGTTGTCACTTAATAACTGGATTCGGTTGGTTGAGTGTCGTTTCATTGGCTCATGGAGAGGTTGTCTTCGATGGAACTTTAGGTACCACTGGTTCCTTACCGGGACCAAATTTTGTTATTGATGCACCATTAGGACAACAAGTAGGAGATAATCTCTTTCACAGCTTTGAGCGCTTTAATCTCGACCCAACTGAAAGCGCTACTTTTACGGGTCCAGCGACGATTAACAATGTTATTAATCGGGTCACTGGTGGACAACCCTCTCATATTAATGGTCTATTTCGTTCGCAAATTCCGCAGGCGAACTTCTATTTTATTAATCCGGCGGGTATTTTATTTGGACCACAGGCTCAAATCGATGTGCCAGCGTCATTATATCTGAGTACGGCCGATTATTTGCAATTAGGCGCAACCGGACAGTTTAATGCTACTCTGCCGAATAATACTTTACTCTCAGTGGCTGCACCGACGGCATTTGGTTTCTTAGATCATCCTTCGCCAATTACAGTACAAAACAGCCAGTTAAATCTGACCAGTCCAACCGATATCAAGCAGGCTATTCAAAGAACAGCCAATCCTAATCACACTCTGGCATTTATCGGTGGCGATATAACCATTCAGGATAGTGTTGTAGATACTTTTGGTAGTAATATCAATATAGTTAGTGTTGATTCTGCTGGAGAAGCGCCCGTTGATACCCAGCAGTTAACGACTGGTGCTTTTACCGATTATGGCACGGTGCGAATAAGTGATGCGGACACGACCGGACAATTAGTCGGCAATTTACAAACAAGCGGTCGCGGTGGGGGAGCGGTTTTTATCCGTGCGGGGCAATTTTTTTTAGAGGGCGGTTGGATTTTTGCGGACACTTTAGGCGACCAGCCAGGACGCGGGATTACTATTCAGGTGGATAAAGAATTTGCCCTTACCCAGGCTGCTCGTGTTACTACCGAGGTGGCTGATAACAACTTATTTGGTCAAGCAACCGGTACCGCCGGTCCAATTGATATTCGAGCAGAGCAATTGCAATTAACCGCCGGTTCACAAATTGCCAGTACCAGTTATACAGCGAGTACCGCTGGTAACATCAACTTATCCCTAAAATCGGCTTTATTCCTTAGTGGAATGGATCAACAAGGTTTGTTGCCCAGTGCGATATTGAGTAATGCCACTCGTAATGGTTCTGGCGGTCAAATTAATATCACTGCACCGCAAGTTCGACTTGAACAAGACGCTCAATTACAAGCGAATACCCTCGGTGAAGGTGAAGCGGGTAACCTGTCTTTACAAGTCAATACTTTAGAGATACGTGATGGTGCTCAAATTGCAGTTGGGGTAGGCGATCAACGCCATGTCCAGGGAGCTGGTAAAGGTGGACAATTGACGATAACGGCAGCGGATGCCATTCGGCTCCAAGGTAAATCGTCAACTTTGAATCAGCCCAGTGGCTTATTGAGTAATGTGTTTACCTTGAATGGTTCTGGGGGACAAATTAACCTGTGGACACCTCAACTGATCATAGAACAAGGCGCAACGATTCAGGCACTGACTTTACGCCAAGGTCATGCTGGCAGTGTCAATCTCCAGGTTTCTACTTTAGAACTCGCTGAAGGTGGGACTATTCGGACGAATACTTTGGCTGGAAGTGGTCCAGGTGGTCATATTGAAATTGTTGCCCGCCAAGCGATTAAAATTAAAGGTAATAACACCGGCATAACCGCCGCCACCGATAACCGCAGTTCCGGTCAAGGCGGTGAGGTGAGAATAACCACCGGTCAACTCACTCTTGCTGACGGGGGTGCGCTTTCGGTTCGCAGTGACGGTGTGGGTAATGCCGGTAATATTGAACTCACTCTAACCGATAAATTAAGAATGCAACAAGGTTCAATCCGAACTTCAGCGGCTCGAACGGATGGGGGAAACATTAACATCACGGTACCCAATTACTTACAATTAACTAACAGTGAAATCACCACTAGTGTTAATGCCCAAGCCGGCAATGGCGGTAACATTACGTTAAACTCTGAGTTTGTCATTCTTAACCACAGCCACATTTTTGCTCAAGCCATCAGTGGTGAGGGTGGTAATATCAATATCACTACCACTGGGATTTATAATTTATCCTCGGAACCCTTAGAACAGGTTATCAATGCTTCTTCGCGCTTTGGTATCGATGGTGTGGTGGAGATTTCTTCCCCGGATCAAGATGTCAGTGAAAATCTGGTGGTGTTACCCGCTACTTTTTTCGATGCGAGTAAGTTATTCATCACCCAGTGTAATAAACTCCTGGAAAATACTGACAGCTTATCAATCAAGCCACTCAAAGGCAGCCCACCTTCGCCTTATGATTGGAAAGCGAACTATTTATGGAATCCCTCACTGGTTGTCAATTAA
- a CDS encoding cytochrome c peroxidase yields MKSFYTTLITSLLSVATLPLYAAPWEALPNSPPIPADNPQTEAKILLGKTLYFDPRLSSTGTISCNSCHNVMAGGDDNRPHSVGVEGKQGGRSAPTVWNSAFLSVQFWDGRASSLEEQAKGPVTNPVEMGMKDWDAVINRLEAVPGYVTLFKSAFGDDKPLTADNAVKAIAAYERTLITPNSAYDRYVKGDKTALTEQQVKGMNTFAELGCTSCHAGPNFSGPSLSMGEGFFMKFPTFAGSQYETQYNLTQDMGRYSATKKEADKHLWRVPTLRNIALTAPYFHNGAVLTLDEAVRVMAKTQLNQALTDKQAQDIVAFLNALTGDFPEQTPLRLPSTPGKQIISP; encoded by the coding sequence ATGAAATCATTTTACACAACACTAATAACTAGTTTATTAAGTGTGGCTACATTGCCACTCTACGCAGCACCATGGGAAGCATTACCTAATAGCCCTCCTATACCGGCAGATAATCCTCAAACTGAAGCTAAAATTTTACTCGGGAAAACCTTATATTTTGATCCACGCCTTTCCAGTACTGGTACGATATCCTGTAATTCTTGTCATAATGTGATGGCGGGTGGCGATGATAACCGTCCTCATTCAGTGGGTGTAGAAGGTAAACAAGGCGGACGAAGTGCACCTACGGTATGGAATAGTGCTTTTTTGTCAGTCCAATTTTGGGATGGTCGCGCTAGCAGCTTAGAAGAACAAGCGAAAGGTCCGGTCACTAATCCAGTGGAAATGGGAATGAAAGATTGGGATGCCGTTATTAATCGGCTAGAGGCTGTTCCTGGCTACGTAACCTTGTTCAAATCAGCTTTTGGAGATGACAAACCATTGACAGCCGATAATGCCGTTAAGGCGATTGCCGCTTATGAACGGACGCTTATTACCCCTAATTCAGCTTATGACCGTTACGTCAAGGGCGATAAAACCGCGTTAACTGAACAACAAGTAAAAGGCATGAATACCTTTGCTGAACTGGGTTGCACCAGTTGTCACGCCGGACCCAATTTTAGTGGGCCATCATTATCAATGGGTGAAGGATTTTTTATGAAATTTCCTACCTTTGCGGGAAGTCAATATGAAACCCAATACAATTTGACCCAAGATATGGGACGATACTCAGCCACTAAAAAAGAAGCGGATAAACACCTGTGGCGAGTCCCGACTTTACGTAATATTGCTTTAACTGCACCTTATTTTCACAATGGTGCTGTACTTACCTTAGATGAAGCGGTGCGGGTAATGGCTAAAACACAGCTTAATCAAGCGTTAACTGATAAGCAAGCACAGGATATTGTTGCCTTTCTTAATGCCTTAACGGGAGATTTTCCCGAGCAAACCCCACTTCGGTTGCCCAGCACGCCAGGTAAGCAAATCATTTCACCTTAA
- a CDS encoding metal ABC transporter permease: MRNIMTHYRYTTKAHLDRRDRKNLPNMLPYIWDYRGRVLLALLFLVLAKMANVGVPMVLKYIVDALDKHQQTTPVLPITLLTAYGILRLSSSLFNELRDAVFARVRYHAMRRLSNQVLTHLHDLSLRFHLERQIGAISRDLERGTRSISSILNYMIFQIIPTLAEFLFIALILFSQYDIQFAGITFLTVIIYVIFTFAVTEWRMEFRYTMNAKESEANNQAIDSLVNYETVKAFNNEAFEVQRYDNTLSQWELAAVKSQTSMSALNFGQSAIIAIGVTLIMLLASQGVVTGQMSLGDLVLVNAFLLQLFIPLNFLGVVYRSVKYALADMDLMFKLLDNQPEIQDHPQAQPLQVNGGAVCFEEVSFHYQPDRPILAPLSFTIPAGHKVAIVGASGAGKSTVARLLLRFYDVTTGRILINGQDIRHVTQASLRAAIGVVPQDTVLFNDTIRYNIAYARPQASQAEIVTAAQLANIHTFIESLPQGYDTTVGERGLKLSGGEKQRVAIARAMLKCPQILIFDEATSSLDSHSEQLIQTALSQVAVNHTTLVIAHRLSTIVDAQQILVMEQRQIIEQGTHIKLLNANGVYAAMWARQQEEK, from the coding sequence ATGCGCAATATCATGACTCATTATCGTTATACCACCAAAGCTCACCTGGACCGACGTGACCGTAAAAATTTACCCAATATGTTGCCCTATATTTGGGATTATCGGGGACGGGTACTTTTGGCTCTTTTGTTTTTAGTTTTGGCTAAAATGGCCAATGTGGGCGTGCCGATGGTGTTGAAATATATTGTTGATGCGCTTGATAAACACCAACAAACCACACCAGTTTTACCGATTACCTTACTGACTGCTTATGGCATTTTACGTCTGTCGAGTTCGCTGTTTAACGAGTTACGTGATGCGGTTTTTGCTAGAGTTCGTTATCACGCCATGCGACGTCTTTCTAATCAGGTATTAACTCATTTACATGATTTATCCCTCCGGTTTCATCTCGAACGACAAATTGGCGCCATTTCCCGTGATTTAGAGCGAGGTACCCGCAGTATTAGTTCCATTCTAAATTACATGATTTTTCAGATTATTCCAACTTTAGCTGAATTTTTATTTATCGCGCTGATTTTATTTTCTCAATATGACATCCAATTCGCTGGGATTACTTTTCTAACCGTTATTATCTACGTCATATTTACCTTTGCTGTCACCGAATGGCGCATGGAATTTCGTTATACTATGAATGCTAAAGAATCGGAAGCAAATAATCAAGCTATTGATAGTTTAGTCAATTATGAAACTGTTAAAGCCTTTAATAACGAAGCTTTCGAGGTACAACGTTATGATAACACCTTGTCCCAATGGGAACTAGCGGCAGTCAAAAGTCAAACTTCGATGTCAGCGCTCAACTTTGGACAATCTGCCATTATTGCGATAGGCGTTACTTTAATTATGTTATTGGCTAGTCAGGGTGTGGTTACCGGTCAGATGAGTTTAGGTGATTTAGTTTTAGTCAATGCGTTTTTATTACAGTTGTTTATTCCTTTAAATTTTTTGGGTGTGGTTTATCGTTCTGTTAAATATGCCTTAGCTGATATGGATTTAATGTTCAAATTACTGGATAATCAACCTGAAATTCAGGATCATCCCCAAGCGCAGCCCTTACAAGTCAATGGTGGAGCAGTTTGTTTTGAGGAGGTGAGTTTTCACTATCAACCGGATCGACCCATTTTAGCTCCACTTAGTTTTACCATCCCTGCCGGACATAAAGTCGCTATTGTGGGCGCAAGCGGTGCTGGTAAATCTACCGTTGCACGGTTGTTGCTGCGTTTTTACGATGTAACCACGGGTCGTATTTTAATCAACGGCCAAGATATTCGCCACGTCACTCAAGCTAGCCTGCGTGCCGCTATCGGTGTAGTACCCCAGGATACGGTGTTATTTAATGATACGATTCGTTACAACATTGCTTATGCTCGACCGCAAGCGAGTCAAGCCGAAATAGTAACCGCTGCTCAATTAGCGAACATTCATACTTTCATTGAATCTTTACCGCAAGGCTATGATACGACCGTAGGAGAACGTGGTTTAAAATTATCTGGTGGTGAAAAGCAACGAGTTGCCATTGCACGTGCGATGTTAAAATGCCCCCAGATTCTCATCTTTGATGAAGCCACTTCTTCATTAGATTCTCATTCTGAACAACTCATCCAAACCGCTTTATCTCAAGTTGCCGTGAATCACACCACTTTAGTGATTGCTCACCGTCTCTCGACAATTGTTGATGCTCAACAGATTTTAGTTATGGAACAAAGGCAAATTATTGAACAAGGTACTCATATCAAATTATTAAACGCCAACGGGGTTTATGCCGCCATGTGGGCACGACAGCAAGAAGAGAAATAG
- a CDS encoding receptor protein kinase-like protein — protein MKTISFSLKPHQYFLIFSFFMLSRWGWTATNCTLVTEIPPSECQALLDLYTSTNGPNWTKKDDWNETNTPCSWYGVKCANGNVSQLQLSDNQFSGPIPNSLGNLSQLKKLRLKNNDLCGDIPNTLTSLANLNECNLSSNHLTTSSDPNLSQFLDQKCPGWQTQDLPPDDCLPSQTYTLTIEKIGEGTGTIIEPDDTINCGTDCSEEYPAQTIITLFAQADPNFTFMGWEGEDCIKSISSNNTQFDPEITLKITNNLTCIAHFDSIDFSDHTLTVTKTGSGSGILTLNTPYKPSLTCEPTCTQTLVHQSQITLQAIPESDSYLVGFFGQGCASSFSLTQDRNCQARFEKLPIYTLTVTKSGQGNGHITSDIGKLDCGDDCIRSYLSGTTVTLTATADAGSSFMGWSGDCDSSTTKTSVGVYSNLTCNAEFGIAGIPQLTLDREAVDFAQTRTVVKRTLTIQNIGNGGLRIETVELIEPSTFQMSKDNCSNNVLIPNGTCTVTLQFQPPTPTIADYQGQLLITSNDPKSPTSVALQGQGCSDDDAYQRQVSIEPYRLDFGVVTVGHTTTRQQRIDMWSQGCGFLDLDTITLKGRHVDEFTLLEKDCYYGTWQGRNHASCWFTTEFHPTSIGLKEVRAQITYTDPTMEMSPYRWNAEAISDGKPQLELSETEHDFGTITLGEETPSWSLTLTNSGTANLEFEQMSIDQAEFKLYDSNCTLIAPQQSCQLWVQLTPISLGDKLAQLTLVYAGTTVQIPLKAAVIGPTACSPEQITIATTGQSPLWENPAAWQRLQEGPKIPSTNDVVRINSAHVILGLPLIQVKALCIENQAILLSRDDQGTALEIQATDYFQNQGHVLGLNGASNRRETCTTDCAKPGASVIIKVGSQFEQQSKLGNFWWYGSGGPILNSGEIKAGNGASSLNYGAAGGDVLVLGRNTTNLGLIQAGQGGHVLGTGAGQAGAGGLTQIWGNLGGAGHLYNQNGAQAIAGDGGKCNPAATEPQMGGNGGNLWLVSLPEVYLNDGIYRAGQGSNNCHSNGTDGFVRIEPSIIDLAGTHTHVNGGNITIFGGKDWILNLRNTAGELLEATGDITLATGPGGIIDLRDNNTILLKAAGQVNLFADTILLDQGVILADLIEAKAIVVGANKILQDVALVGNGSIFAQPQTRVPLTFTLSNNGPQADTYLLKVTDLAGWPLSFTEQQVSVEGLTHLIVTPQVTLPQAVGTMNVITMTAISQTDPNVKATAQISVTVTNQAPLVTTATLQTFLAENQLTNTIPPLDNLPELNNLVPTTSQQESATVGDIVGENLIDSHQEIIAADGSYSITAPHSTLAPTVMDFTLMDSFPCPVNTHFIDWPCDNHNQTLQDVNFGPQASVAGGILAGVIHNEGWLSQLTIAPAAQVTGGKLTGDINNQGTLIDIQFVGRQVHGGTLQGVIANQSQIGGTFMDVILADNTVLSGGAVAGQIIGHCPAPARLESLTVLPGSHLECVILGKGVTLTGEVTLQNVQIAVSPAALQIIDSANLITLPNLEATATDEQAQSQSTQAILAGGAAINGAQFQQHTEVTATDWVKVYGQIQAELAHMNQPVEIVVYGRYEPHSSETQPVDFMLINTENSGKPQVKLWNGQLSNLVAFETLAAIPNHYLVPLYEDLLTVAAGRVEIFFGYRIINAAGKPIVIHNQTGIEIVIR, from the coding sequence ATGAAGACCATTTCATTTTCTTTAAAACCCCATCAATATTTCTTAATATTTTCTTTTTTCATGCTATCTCGCTGGGGATGGACCGCCACCAATTGTACTCTAGTGACTGAAATTCCGCCAAGCGAGTGTCAAGCACTGCTTGATCTTTATACTAGTACTAATGGGCCAAATTGGACCAAGAAGGATGATTGGAATGAGACAAATACGCCTTGTAGTTGGTATGGAGTAAAATGTGCCAATGGTAACGTTTCTCAACTCCAGTTGTCTGATAATCAATTTAGTGGCCCTATTCCTAATTCTTTAGGAAATCTAAGTCAGTTAAAAAAACTTCGTCTAAAAAATAATGATCTCTGTGGTGATATTCCTAATACGCTTACTTCATTAGCTAACTTGAATGAATGTAACCTATCCAGCAACCACCTCACCACTTCAAGTGATCCTAATCTCAGTCAATTTCTCGATCAAAAATGCCCAGGATGGCAAACTCAAGATCTGCCACCCGATGATTGCCTCCCCTCCCAAACTTACACTCTTACTATCGAGAAAATCGGCGAAGGCACCGGCACCATCATCGAACCGGATGACACCATCAACTGTGGCACCGATTGCAGCGAAGAATATCCAGCTCAAACCATCATCACTCTCTTTGCTCAAGCTGATCCCAATTTTACTTTCATGGGCTGGGAAGGCGAAGATTGTATTAAGAGCATTAGCTCAAATAATACCCAATTCGACCCAGAGATTACGCTAAAGATTACCAACAATTTGACCTGCATCGCCCACTTTGACAGCATCGATTTTTCTGATCACACGCTCACCGTCACGAAAACTGGCTCTGGTAGCGGAATTCTTACCTTAAACACCCCCTACAAACCATCCCTCACCTGCGAACCGACTTGTACTCAAACTTTGGTTCACCAAAGCCAAATCACTCTCCAGGCTATCCCTGAATCAGATTCCTACTTGGTTGGCTTTTTTGGTCAAGGCTGTGCCAGTTCCTTCTCTCTCACTCAAGACCGAAATTGTCAGGCCCGCTTTGAGAAATTACCGATCTACACCTTAACAGTCACTAAATCGGGTCAAGGTAATGGTCATATCACCAGCGATATCGGTAAATTAGATTGTGGCGATGATTGCATCCGTTCTTATCTCAGCGGCACCACGGTTACTCTCACAGCGACAGCTGATGCGGGTTCTAGTTTTATGGGTTGGAGTGGTGATTGTGACAGTTCCACGACTAAAACCAGTGTGGGTGTTTATAGCAACCTCACTTGTAACGCCGAGTTTGGCATCGCTGGAATACCTCAATTAACGCTGGATCGAGAAGCGGTTGATTTTGCGCAAACTCGAACTGTAGTTAAACGCACCCTGACGATACAGAATATCGGCAACGGCGGATTACGGATAGAAACCGTAGAACTCATTGAACCATCGACTTTCCAAATGAGCAAAGATAATTGTTCTAATAACGTGCTTATCCCCAATGGTACTTGTACCGTGACGTTACAATTTCAACCACCGACGCCGACGATTGCGGATTACCAAGGTCAATTATTGATTACTTCTAACGATCCAAAATCACCAACCAGCGTGGCATTGCAAGGACAAGGTTGTAGCGATGACGATGCTTATCAACGGCAGGTTAGCATTGAACCTTACCGCTTAGATTTTGGTGTGGTGACGGTTGGTCATACCACGACTCGTCAACAACGCATTGATATGTGGTCGCAAGGTTGTGGTTTCTTAGATTTAGACACAATTACTTTAAAAGGTCGTCATGTAGATGAATTCACTCTACTTGAGAAAGATTGTTACTACGGTACTTGGCAAGGGCGAAATCATGCTTCTTGTTGGTTCACGACGGAATTTCATCCCACGTCGATCGGATTAAAAGAGGTTCGAGCCCAGATCACTTATACTGATCCAACTATGGAAATGTCTCCTTATCGTTGGAATGCTGAAGCGATTAGCGATGGGAAACCGCAACTCGAATTATCCGAGACCGAACACGACTTTGGGACGATTACGCTGGGTGAAGAAACGCCAAGTTGGTCACTCACTTTGACTAATAGTGGCACGGCTAACTTAGAGTTTGAGCAAATGAGTATTGACCAAGCAGAATTCAAACTGTATGACAGTAATTGTACTTTAATTGCGCCGCAACAAAGTTGTCAGCTCTGGGTGCAATTGACGCCGATTTCTTTGGGAGACAAATTAGCTCAACTGACCCTAGTTTACGCAGGAACAACGGTACAGATACCGCTTAAGGCAGCGGTTATTGGCCCAACCGCTTGTTCACCGGAGCAAATCACGATAGCCACTACCGGTCAATCTCCGCTTTGGGAAAATCCAGCGGCTTGGCAACGTCTCCAGGAAGGTCCAAAAATTCCGAGCACCAACGATGTAGTTCGCATTAACTCGGCTCATGTTATATTAGGCTTACCATTGATCCAAGTTAAAGCCTTATGTATTGAAAATCAAGCGATTCTTCTCAGTCGTGACGACCAAGGCACCGCCCTGGAAATCCAAGCCACAGATTATTTCCAAAATCAAGGTCATGTCCTCGGTTTAAACGGGGCGAGCAACCGTAGGGAAACTTGTACGACTGATTGTGCTAAACCGGGAGCAAGTGTCATTATCAAAGTCGGTTCCCAATTTGAGCAACAAAGTAAATTGGGCAATTTTTGGTGGTATGGGAGTGGTGGCCCCATTCTCAATTCGGGTGAAATCAAAGCCGGTAATGGCGCTAGCAGTCTCAACTATGGTGCTGCAGGAGGAGATGTCCTGGTTCTCGGTCGTAACACCACTAATTTAGGGTTAATTCAAGCCGGTCAAGGTGGTCACGTGTTAGGCACCGGCGCTGGGCAAGCGGGAGCCGGTGGACTGACCCAAATTTGGGGTAACCTTGGCGGTGCCGGTCATCTTTACAACCAGAATGGTGCCCAAGCCATTGCGGGTGACGGGGGTAAGTGCAATCCGGCAGCAACTGAGCCACAAATGGGCGGTAACGGGGGTAACCTATGGTTGGTTTCTCTCCCGGAGGTTTATTTAAATGATGGCATCTATCGCGCGGGTCAAGGCAGTAATAATTGTCACTCCAATGGAACAGATGGTTTTGTGCGAATTGAACCGAGTATCATTGACTTAGCTGGCACACACACGCATGTCAACGGTGGCAATATTACCATTTTTGGTGGCAAAGATTGGATTTTAAATTTGCGAAATACGGCCGGTGAACTCCTCGAAGCCACTGGAGATATTACCCTCGCCACGGGTCCCGGTGGAATAATTGACCTACGTGACAATAATACCATTCTCTTGAAAGCCGCTGGCCAAGTCAATCTGTTTGCGGATACCATTTTGCTTGACCAAGGGGTTATTTTAGCGGACTTAATCGAAGCGAAAGCCATTGTTGTTGGAGCAAATAAAATCTTACAAGACGTTGCTCTAGTGGGCAATGGCTCAATATTTGCCCAACCACAAACGCGGGTGCCACTCACTTTTACTTTATCTAACAACGGTCCACAAGCAGATACCTATCTTCTCAAAGTAACTGACCTCGCCGGTTGGCCACTCAGCTTTACTGAACAGCAAGTAAGCGTAGAGGGATTGACTCACCTTATCGTGACACCACAAGTCACTTTACCTCAAGCAGTCGGTACCATGAATGTCATCACCATGACAGCGATTTCTCAAACTGATCCCAATGTCAAAGCAACCGCGCAAATTTCGGTGACAGTTACCAATCAAGCGCCGCTGGTCACTACAGCAACGCTACAAACATTTTTAGCGGAGAACCAATTAACTAACACCATTCCACCGCTAGATAATCTTCCCGAGCTAAATAACCTTGTACCAACCACTTCTCAACAAGAATCTGCTACCGTCGGAGATATCGTGGGAGAAAACTTGATAGATTCTCATCAAGAAATCATAGCGGCGGACGGTTCTTACTCAATAACCGCGCCACATTCCACCTTAGCACCGACAGTGATGGATTTCACCCTAATGGATTCATTTCCTTGTCCGGTAAACACCCATTTTATTGATTGGCCTTGTGATAATCACAACCAAACCCTTCAGGATGTCAACTTTGGACCACAAGCCAGTGTAGCCGGTGGAATCCTAGCAGGCGTTATTCATAATGAGGGTTGGCTTTCCCAACTGACTATTGCCCCAGCGGCACAAGTGACCGGTGGTAAACTCACGGGTGATATTAATAATCAAGGCACTTTAATCGATATCCAATTTGTCGGTAGACAAGTCCACGGCGGCACTTTACAAGGTGTCATTGCTAACCAAAGTCAAATCGGTGGAACTTTCATGGATGTGATACTAGCCGATAACACCGTATTGAGTGGTGGAGCAGTAGCGGGCCAAATTATCGGTCATTGTCCGGCGCCAGCTCGTTTAGAATCTCTTACCGTTCTACCAGGAAGTCATTTAGAATGCGTTATTTTAGGTAAAGGCGTGACCTTAACCGGGGAGGTGACTTTGCAGAATGTTCAAATCGCAGTTTCACCAGCGGCACTTCAAATTATTGACTCAGCGAATTTAATCACTCTACCTAATCTAGAAGCCACAGCAACCGATGAACAAGCCCAATCGCAATCGACTCAAGCGATATTGGCGGGCGGCGCTGCCATCAATGGTGCTCAATTTCAGCAACACACGGAAGTGACGGCAACCGATTGGGTAAAAGTTTATGGTCAAATTCAAGCCGAACTAGCCCATATGAACCAACCGGTTGAAATTGTGGTGTATGGTCGTTATGAACCCCACAGTTCAGAAACACAACCCGTTGATTTCATGTTAATCAACACTGAAAATAGTGGCAAACCCCAAGTGAAGCTTTGGAACGGTCAATTGTCTAACTTAGTTGCTTTTGAAACCTTAGCAGCCATCCCCAACCATTATTTAGTCCCCCTCTACGAAGATTTATTAACGGTAGCGGCGGGTCGTGTGGAGATATTCTTCGGTTATCGAATAATCAATGCTGCCGGAAAGCCCATTGTTATTCACAATCAAACTGGAATTGAGATAGTCATTCGGTAA